TCCGATCGGACCTTCGTGCTCCGCACCGACCGCAGTTTCGTGTTGGAGATCAAGGACAGCAAACACCGCCTGTACGTCCGTCGGGACGGTCGCGTCGTCAAGTCGTTCCCGGTGTCCTTGGGCAAGGCCGGCTGGCGCACCCGCAGCGGCATCAAGATCCTGACCGGTGAGAAGTACGCGCGGTTGCGGATGACGGGGTACGACCCCGGCGCCGATGAGCGGTGGGACGTCATCGCCCCCTACTCAATCCGGCTCACGCCTACGGGTGAGTTCATCCACGGTGCCCCGTGGGCCAACAACCGCATGGGCTTGTGGAACGGCTCGCACGGCTGCACCAACATGTTCGTCGCCGACGCCAAGTGGCTGTTCAAGCGTGTCGTCGCCGGCGACCCAGTCGTGACCAAAGGCACCGGCCGCCCCATGGAGGTCACCAACGGCACCCCGGGCTCTTACTGGAACTACTCCTGGAAGCAGTGGCAGAAGATGTCGGGCACATACGGCGGCACCGCCGTTCGGGCCGCATCCCTGCCCCCCGCCACCATCGACGCGGGGCCGTAACCACTCCGGGTCCAAGGCCCGCCGGTATGGGATTGTCCCCCGACCGACCGACGGACCGACCGACCGACCGACCGACCGTTGGTGAGGGTCAGTCCTCCTTGACCGACAAGGCCACGACCTCGGCGAGTGACTCCTCGAGGCACTTGATCATGACGTCGTGGTCGTAGATCGCCGCGGTGTCCAGGTTCACACCGAACTCCGCCTTGCCGTTGTAGGACATCATGGCCACGTTCATCGCGGCGCCGCCCTTCGGGGCGAACGGGACCAGTTGCTGCACCTGGGCGCCGGCGAGGTAGACGGGAATGGGCGGGCCCGGCACATTCGTGGCCGCGACATCGGTGCCTTTCATCATCCCGGCCGCGAGCGCGGTGGTCGCCGGACGCGGCAGTGATGTGAGCAGCCGGAAGATCGGCTCGCTGATCTCCAGTGCCGGTTCGGTGCGGGCCTGCAACAGCACCGGGTGCAACTCACGCACGCGGGCGACAGGGTCCTCCGGACCCAGCGGGAGTGGGAACCGAGCCGGCACCCAGCGATTGCCCGACGTCGGAGCCTCGGTGCGCGGGCGCAGGTTGACCGGCATGTTGACCCGCACAGCTGCTGCTTCGTCCAAGGAGACACCATGCGCGGCGTGGTACTTGGCGATGCCGCCGGACACCACGGCCATGAACGCGTCGTTCAGCGTCCCACCGTTGGACTTCCCCGCCACCTTGAGCGCGTCCAGAGGTGCTTCCAGGATCGCGAAGTGGACGCCGAGCGAGCGTCCGCGCATGACGGGGCTCATCGGCGTGGAGGCCGGGGCCAGGATCCGAGCGGCCGATTGGGTGAAATCGACGCTGTTCTTCACGGTGCCCACCGGGTCGGTGACGGTTCCCGTCACCAGGGTCTTGGCGCCGCCGGCCATGTCCTTGATCTGGTCGACTGTCGTCTTGGCCTGGTATTCGGCACCCTCGACGATGCGCTCCTTCGCGTCCTCATGTCCGGTCTCCTCGACGTCGGGCATGGGCTGCTCGGGGCGCTGACTGGGATCGTCGGACAGATCGAAGAGCGATGCCGCCATGGCCATTCCGCCGATGCCGTCGGTGATGGCGTGGTGGATCTTCATGATGAGCGCGGCTCTGTTGCCCTTGAGGCCCTCGATCACGATGGCTTCCCACAGGGGGCGAGCCCGATCGAAGTCCATTTCGGCCATGTGCTCGGCGACGTCGAGGACGTGTGCGTCATCGCGAGTGTTGGCGGCGCGACGGAAACGTAAGTGGTAGTTCATGTCGAAGTCGTCGGTGGACTCCCAGCGCGGGGGCACCAGCGACACCGGGTTGCCCACGACCCGACGCCGCAGCGCCGGTACGCGGATCGACATTTCCTCGATCCGCTGCGTGAGAACCTTGCGGTTGGGCTTCTTGTCCAGCATGACCACCAACGTGATGACCGACCGGAGCAACGGATCTGTTTCGACGCCCCACATAACGGCATCGAAAACACCCATGCGACTGTCAACCTTGCGTGTCACCATGCACCTCCATTGAAGGTGAGCGTAGTCAGCAGGACCGTCGTGGTCCTGCCGAATGGCAAAGTCAGGTGCCGCAGTCGTAGCGTGTGCGCGGCGGGAACGTCTCGATCCGGGTGCCAGCGTTAGGCCTGGCAGGTGGTGCATGCGAGGATCGCCGCAGAGAGCACAGGCAGCAATCCGATGAGGTGGACAGATGAAGAAGGCATTACTGCTGGCGGCGGCAACGGCCGGTGCGATCGCGGGCTTCGCGATCGTCAAACGACGGGGCAATACCGACACCGCCGATGTATCTGAAACAGCATCCGTGTGGGCCGACGCCGTGAGTTCGGCGGCGAACAAGGCCGCGGACAGTGTGACTGAGGCAGCTCAAGAAGCGGCCGGGCTGACCGATCGCGCCGCCCAGCGAGTGTCCGATGCAGCCGCGAGTGTCGGGGCCGCCGCCGCGGATGCCGCTGATCGCACCGGCGGTGCAGCATCTGGTGCCGCCAAGAGTGCGTCCGGGGTTCTGAGCGAGGCCGCCACCGTCGCCGCCTCCGCGGCTCAAGAAACCGCCAAGCAGGTCAACGAGGTCGACAAGGCCTGACCTTCATGCCGCTCGCTTCCGGCGACGGCTGACCGCGACACACGAAACCCCGGCAGCATCTTGGCTGCCGGGGTTTCGGTTGTGCGTGGGGGTCAGGCCCAGATGGTGACGACGTCTGCGATCGCCGCGCGGTCGTCGGAAGTGATCTCGAACTGGGTGCCCAGGTCGTTGCGGTTCATGATGGCTGTGACTCTCCTGATGTCGACCCGCTGTCTGCGGTTGCGTCTTGACTACCCGACCGGAGGAGCGGCAAACGCGCGGCATGTCAGCGGACCGTAAAGGAGTCGGACAGGCGGGCTGTGCGGCGCACCGCAGGTTCGGCTAACTTGGCCGGGTGAGTGACGAGGGCCAAGCGAGTGACGAGGGCCAAGCGAGTGACGAGGGCCAAGCGAGTGACGAGGCAACACTCTCCGCGGCGCCCGAGGTCCCTGACCTCCTGGACCTGCCGGCCGACTCCCTGTACTCGGCCCGGCTGCCGATGGCGCTCGCGTACGCCGCCGTCATGCATGCGCCGCAGCGCCGCAAAGACGATCTCGGGTCTCCCTACATCACGCACCCGATGGCCGTGGCCACCCTCGTTTGGCATTACGGACTCGGAGTACCCGCCTACGAACCGGAGATGGAAGACCTCGTCGTCGCGGGACTACTGCACGATGTCGTTGAGGACGCGGGCGGGGACAACCGACTGCGCGAGATTCAGGACATGTTCGGTCCCCGCGTCGCTCAGATCGTCTATGCCGCAACTGACAGCATGTCGTCTGATCCGAACAACAAACAGGACTGGCGGCCCCGCAAGGAGCAGCACATCGCCCGCGTCCGCACCTTGGCGCAGGGCCCTGATGGCCAGATCGGTGACGCCGGTGCGTGTCTGGTGATCGCCAGCGACAAGATGCACAACCTGAGCTCCACGGCTGCCGCCGTGGCCGCGCGGGGGGACGCGTATCTGGAGCGGTTCAAGGGTGGAGTCGAGGGCACCCGTTGGTACTACCGCGAGATGTTCGAAGCTTTGAAGCCGGCCCTCCCCGACCCGATGGTGGACGACCTCACAGCCCGGTTGGTGACCCTGCGTGCGTGAGCACAGGTGGCGGCTGGTCCGGAACGCCGGGCTGATTTGTGAATGACATCCCCCTGACGTCGTTCACTGACGCTGCCCGCGTCGTCGAGGTCGCACCAGGCGCGTTCACGGCCGATGTGCCCCCCGATTGGGCTCAGGGCCGGACCGCTTTCGGGGGTCTGGCCGCGGGCATCCTGATCAACGCCGTGCAGGCGCTGCCGGGACTAGCCGACTTGCCCGTCCGCGCGGTCGATGCGGCATTCATCGGACCGGTCCCCCCCGGTCCTGTGCGGGTTCGCGCCGAGATGTTGCGCCAGGGGAAGTACCTGACCCATGCCGCCGCCGAACTGACTGCCGGCGCGGGATCGCACCCTCTTGCTCGCGTCCATACGGTGCTGGGCCATCTACGCGCCAGTGCGGTGACAGTCCCACCCGAACCGCCCGATCCGGTCCCCCTCGAGCAGTGTCTCGAGATGCCGTACATCCCCGGGATGACCCCGGAGTTCACCCGCAATCTCGACTTCCGGTTTGCCAGCGGAATCCCTTTCACCGGGAGCGACTCAGCCCGCGTCACCGGCCACTGTCGGCATCGTTCCCCCGAAGTCGGCGTCGCAGCCATCTCCGCACTGGTCGACGCCTGGCCCGGAACAGTACTGCCGCTGATGACCAGCCCCGCGCCCGCCAGCACTGTGCGCTGGTCCCTGCAGTTCCCCGGCGATGAGCCGCTGAAAGGGGACGACTGGTTCTGGTACACCTCCGACACCCCAGTCGCGACCGGTGGCTACTCGACGATGACCGCGCAACTGTGGCGCGAGGAGCGACTGATCTCGTGGTCGGAGCAGTTGCTGGCTGTGTTCGACCGACGAAGCTGAGCCTTCCGCTCGCTGCCTCACCAACGCTCGCGATGCTCCTCAGTGGGCGGGCGGCGGTGCCACATGACTCCCTCGTCCGAGGGGTCGGGCCGTGGCATGACCTCGGATTCCGCCCTGCGGTCCGCGGCGAGGATCATCTGCACGACTTCAGCCGGTGAGTCACTCACCTGCAGCAGGTCGAGGTCGCTGGGGGCGATCAGTTCGTGACCGATCAACTCTTCACCGATCCAGTCCAGCAGCTTCTCCCAGAACTTCGTCCCGACGAGGACGATCGGGAAGGTGGTGATCTTGTGGGTCTGGACCAGCGTGAGGGCTTCGAACAGTTCGTCCAGTGTGCCGAACCCGCCCGGCAGGACCACGAACCCGCGGGCATACTTCACGAACATCGTCTTGCGGGCGAAGAAGTAGCGGAAGTTGATGCCGACGTCCACCCAGTCGTTCAGGCGCTGTTCGAACGGCAACTCGATTCCCAGCCCGACCGATACCCCGCGGGCCTCGGCCGCCCCCCGGTTGGCCGCAGCCATGATGCCCGGGCCACCGCCGGTGATCACCGCGTAGCCCTCGTCGACCAAACCGGCCGCGATGTCGCGCGCCAAGGCGTAGTTCGGGTGATCGGGAGCCGTGCGGGCACTGCCGAAGATGGAGATGGCCGGTCCGAGTTCGGCGAGTGCCCCGAATCCCTCGACGAACTCCGCCTGAATCCGCATCACCCGCCAGGGATCCGCCGTGATCCAGTCGGCCGCGTGGCGTGAGTCCAGGAGTCGCTGGTCGTGGGTGGTGGGCTGCAGCTGGTCGGGCCGGATGCTGATGGGACCGATCTGGCGCCGCGGTGGTCGGATGGGGGCCATCAGACCAACGTACGAGTCCGACGCACTCGAAGGCGCGGTTCAGGCCAAACCACGCACCGCCAGCGCCGGGGGACGGTCGCCGCGGATGGCCGCCACCATGTCCAGGACGGTGCGCGTCGCGGCCACGTCGTGAACGCGCCAGATCCGTGCGCCCAGCCAGGCAGTGACCGCCGTGGTCGCCAGGGTCCCGGTGAGCCGTTCCTTCGGTTCCGGGATGTCGAGGGTCTCACCGATGAAGTCCTTGCGCGACAGTGACATCAACACCGGCCAGCCGGTCGCCACCAGTTGATCGGTGGCTGCCGTCGCCGCCAGAGTCTGGGGAGTGGTCTTCCCGAAGTCGTGTCCCGGATCGATGATGATCGACTCGCGCGGCACTCCCAGTGCCTCGGCCCGCTGCGCCAACCCGGTCGTCGTCGTGATGATGTCCTGCACGACATCTCGGTAGACCACCCGATGCGGGCGGGTGCGGGGGATCTGACCACCCGCGTGAGTACACACGATCCCCACTCGGTACTCGGCGGCGACCCGGGCGAGGTCCGGGTCGTACCCCTCCCACGCGTCGTTGATGATGTCGGCGCCTTCGGCGCACACAGCGCGTCCGACCTCGGCTCGCCAGGTGTCCACGCTGATCACCACGTCGGGATGGCGGTCGCGCACCTTGGCCACGAACGGCACGGTACGGCGCAGTTCCTCGGAGGCACCCACCGCATCACCTGGACCCGCCTTGACCCCGCCGATATCGACGATGTCCGCGCCTTCCGCGACCGCGCGGTCCACAGCGTCCAGGGCGGAATCCTCGGCGAACGTCGCGCCCCGGTCGTAGAAGGAGTCCGGAGTTCGATTGATGATGGCCATCACGAGCAGGTCGCGATCCCCGAACGTACGGGTCCCGAGTTTGAGCACAGTTCCTCCCGGCCACCAGTATCTGCCTGCCTCGCCCGCCAGTATCCGTCTCCGGGACGGCGGGCGCCCTTTGGTTTGTGCTCGATGGGTGATTCGCCAAAGCGCCCTGGGTTGATCATCCTCAGGTCGGTCTTGCTCAGGGTTCGGTCATACTGTGCCCGTGACGGTGGTTTTCGTCTTGTTCGCGGTGATCGTGATCGCCGGTGCGGTGCTGGTGCTGGCCGGCCGGTGGGATCCCGGAATGGCCCCGACCGATCGGCCCGGGCCACCGGAGTTGCCCGACGCGTCGTGGGATGCGGCGGATGTGCGCGCGCTGAAGTTCAGGGTGGGACTGCGCGGTTACCGGATGCAGGACGTCGATGCCGCGCTCGCGGCCCTCGCCCGCGAACTGGATCGCCGGCCGGTCATGCGGCCAGACGATCCAGCCATCGAGTCAACAGACTGACACCGAAACCCGTCGCACCTTTGCGGCAGTCCGGCCGGTCCGATTCCGTGCGTCCGCTGCCCGCGATATCCAGATGTGCCCACGGCACCCTGCCTGCGAACGGGCGCAGGAACAGTGCCGCCGTGATCGAACCCGCCTGCGTGTGCGGATCGGTGTTGGTGTTGGCGGACTGAGCCACAGCCGATGCGATGGCGCCGGTGTACTCGTCGACCAGCGGCATGCGCCACACCGAGTCGCCGCTGTCGGTCCCGGCTGTCTCGAGCCGATGGGCGAGCCGCTCATCGGTGGCGTAGAGCGCGGCATGACCACGACCGAGCCCCACGGTTGCGGCGCCGGTCAAGGTCGCGACGTCCACGAGGACGTCCGGTCTCAGGCGAGCAGCCGCGTAGGCGAGGCTGTCGGCCAAGACCAGCCGCCCCTCGGCGTCGGTGTTGAGCACCTCGGTGGTGCGGCCACCGAACTGCCGGATAACGTCGCCGGGGCGCATGGCGGCGGCCCCTGGCATGTTCTCCGCGCATGCCAGGAGACCCGTCACGCGGATCGGGAGGGCGAGATCGCGGATCGCAGCCATCGTCGCGATGACGGCGGCGGCGCCGGCCATGTCGGTCTTCATCATGGGCATCGACGGCGCCGGCTTGATCGAGAGGCCACCGCTGTCGAAGGTGATTCCCTTGCCGACGAGAACGACATGCGGACCGGTACCGGATCCGCGGTAGACCATCTGGGTCAGGTTGGGAGTGGTGGCACTCCCGGCGGCGACGGCCAGGATCCCCCCGAAACCGTGCTGTGCGAGCCACTGTGGACCTCGGGTTGTGGTTCGGATTCCGGATCGGGAGACCTCATGAGCCTGGTCGGCCAGCCAGGTCGGTGTCTTGATGTCACTGGGAGTGTTGCCCAGGCGGCGGGCCAGCAGGACCCGGCTTCCGACGGTGAGGCCGCGTTCGGTCGACTCGGTGGCCGCAGCGCCGCTCCCGAGCCACATCCGGATCTCGGCGGGGCTGCTGTTGCGAACGGGCTGCGCGCCCACGACGACACCGTGTGCGAACCGTTCGGTCATGAGTCGCGCCCCGTTCGGCACGACACAATCCAGTGGCGCTGATCCGACCGCGGCCCGACCGATCGCTGCTCCGGCCTGCGCCATCCCGACTGCAGTGGGCGCAGCACGAAGCACCAGGTGAGGGTCGGGGGCGGCATGCTGCGGATCAGACACCGCGGCGGCGAGGTCAGGGCCGCCCAGCCGCTGCGCGAGCATCACCAGTGACTTCGGGGGAGCCGATCCGTCCAGGAGGACGATGGCGAGGCGTTCGGTGCGGGTCAGTTGGGCCAGTGGGTGGACCGTGACCCGCGGGTCGGAGGTCAGCGGGTCAGCCTGCGGTGGCGGTCAGCTGGGCGCCGAGGTCCTTGGCCTCATCGGCGGTGAGCTCGACCACGAGGCGTCCGCCGCCTTCCAGGGGGACCCGCATGATGATTCCGCGGCCCTCTTTGGTGACCTCGAGTGGGCCGTCACCGGTCCTGGGTTTCATGGCGGCCATGAACGGCCCCTTTCGGTATTCGGGCGAACGGGGATCATTATTCCCGATCGGGACCACGATGTGTCGGATCCCCTCGGTTTGGGTTCGTCAGTGGACGACGGCGAGCAGGAGGCCATCGCCGGAGGGGACCAGTACCGGCGTCAGATCCTCGTGGCCCCGGACCAGGGTCACCAGGTCCCGCAGGGCCACCGTGGCGGCGTCCCTTTGTGCGGGGTCGGCGACCCGGTCGCCCCACAGGGCGTTGTCGAAGGCGATGACGCCACCGGGCCGCAGCAGGCGCAGGGCTTGTTCGAAGTACAGCGTGTATTCGGACTTGTCCGCGTCGACCAGAACCATGTCGTAAGCACCGTCGGTCAGCCGCGGCAGCACGTCGAGGGCTCGCCCTGCGATCAGCCGGTAGCGCCCTTGTGCGATCTCGGCGGCCGCGAGGGTCTCGCGCGCGACCCGCTGATGCTCCAGTTCGATGTCGATGGAGGTGATGACCCCGTCGTCGGTCATGCCACGCAGCAGCCACAGCGTCGAGACGCCGGCCCCGGTGCCGATCTCGACGACGTGTGCGGCCGAAATGGCGCGGGCCACGAACCGGAGCAGGGCCCCGCTGCCACCGCTGATCGGGACACAACCCAACTCGGCGGCCTTCTCCCGGGCCGTCGTGAGCACCTCGTCCTCGGCGGCGAATCCGTCGGCGTACGCGAAACTGTCCGCGTTGGGGGCGATCATGGTTACCTCCGGGGGGACTGGCACGATGGCGAGGAGCCACCTTAGGGTAACTGTGTGACCGATGGCCCCGACGCGCGCCCATCCGACTCCCCACTGGGCGTCGGTCGACCCGACATCGCTGCCGGCGGCACCGTCCCGCCCCCGCCTCCCGGGGCGGGCGAGCACATGCCGCAGTGGGCGCCGCCCGTGCCGGACACCATCGCGGTCGCTGCCTCGGAGCCGGCCTCCGCGTACGGATTCGCCCCACCGCAGAACGCGCCGGTGACCTCCCGGCGCGGAGGCCATTCCGGCGTTGTCATCGCCCTGGCCGTGGTGGCTGGCCTGGTCGCGGGACTCTTCGGGGGGCTCCTGGGCGCATCCGTGCAGGGACTGCTGGCCAACGGGGGAGCGTTGACCACCGGCTCGGTAGATCTTCTGCCACAGACGTCATCCGACCAGCCGGAACTGCAGCCCGGCAGTGTGGCGGCCATCGCGGATGAGGCACTGCCGACGGTCGTCTCCCTCGCGGTCAGCGGCAATTCGGGTCAGGCCACCGGCTCGGGATTCATCCTGCGCAGCGACGGCTACATCCTGACGAACAACCACGTCATCGCCGGAGGCGCGGATGGTGGTCGGATCACCGTCGTGTTCGCCGACGGCAGCGAGGAGAAAGGCACGATCGTCGGGCGCAGTGAGTCTTACGACCTCGGAGTGGTCAAGGTGGAGCGACGTGGACTCCGGGTGGCGCCGCTGGGCAACTCCGAGGCGGTTCGGGTCGGTGACCCGGTCATCGCGATCGGTTCCCCACTGGGCCTGAACGGAACGGTCACCACTGGCATCATTTCGGCGTTGAACCGGCCGGTCACCGCCGGTGGGCAGGGGGAGCAGTCCTTCATCTCCGCCGTCCAGACCGACGCCGCCATCAACCCGGGCAACTCCGGCGGTCCGTTGCTCGACTCCGAAGGACGAGTCATAGGCGTCAACTCGGCGATCGCGACCGTCGCCGGCGCCACCCGCTCCGAGGCGGGATCCATCGGACTGGGCTTCGCGATCCCCATCAACCAGGCCAAGCGGA
The DNA window shown above is from Candidatus Nanopelagicales bacterium and carries:
- a CDS encoding L,D-transpeptidase, which produces MRRPLLFVLAAATAAGTMLPALAQAAEPERERVPVAISISPGTDHQRYGIGQLVTLRFSEVVKDRKAAEDAITVSSDKPLTRGAWGWIDDTTAIYRPRKFWPGNADIRFDIDLAGVVLARTDNQEFVGNDKSDRTFVLRTDRSFVLEIKDSKHRLYVRRDGRVVKSFPVSLGKAGWRTRSGIKILTGEKYARLRMTGYDPGADERWDVIAPYSIRLTPTGEFIHGAPWANNRMGLWNGSHGCTNMFVADAKWLFKRVVAGDPVVTKGTGRPMEVTNGTPGSYWNYSWKQWQKMSGTYGGTAVRAASLPPATIDAGP
- a CDS encoding wax ester/triacylglycerol synthase domain-containing protein, yielding MTRKVDSRMGVFDAVMWGVETDPLLRSVITLVVMLDKKPNRKVLTQRIEEMSIRVPALRRRVVGNPVSLVPPRWESTDDFDMNYHLRFRRAANTRDDAHVLDVAEHMAEMDFDRARPLWEAIVIEGLKGNRAALIMKIHHAITDGIGGMAMAASLFDLSDDPSQRPEQPMPDVEETGHEDAKERIVEGAEYQAKTTVDQIKDMAGGAKTLVTGTVTDPVGTVKNSVDFTQSAARILAPASTPMSPVMRGRSLGVHFAILEAPLDALKVAGKSNGGTLNDAFMAVVSGGIAKYHAAHGVSLDEAAAVRVNMPVNLRPRTEAPTSGNRWVPARFPLPLGPEDPVARVRELHPVLLQARTEPALEISEPIFRLLTSLPRPATTALAAGMMKGTDVAATNVPGPPIPVYLAGAQVQQLVPFAPKGGAAMNVAMMSYNGKAEFGVNLDTAAIYDHDVMIKCLEESLAEVVALSVKED
- a CDS encoding HD domain-containing protein, which translates into the protein MSDEGQASDEGQASDEGQASDEATLSAAPEVPDLLDLPADSLYSARLPMALAYAAVMHAPQRRKDDLGSPYITHPMAVATLVWHYGLGVPAYEPEMEDLVVAGLLHDVVEDAGGDNRLREIQDMFGPRVAQIVYAATDSMSSDPNNKQDWRPRKEQHIARVRTLAQGPDGQIGDAGACLVIASDKMHNLSSTAAAVAARGDAYLERFKGGVEGTRWYYREMFEALKPALPDPMVDDLTARLVTLRA
- a CDS encoding thioesterase family protein, with amino-acid sequence MNDIPLTSFTDAARVVEVAPGAFTADVPPDWAQGRTAFGGLAAGILINAVQALPGLADLPVRAVDAAFIGPVPPGPVRVRAEMLRQGKYLTHAAAELTAGAGSHPLARVHTVLGHLRASAVTVPPEPPDPVPLEQCLEMPYIPGMTPEFTRNLDFRFASGIPFTGSDSARVTGHCRHRSPEVGVAAISALVDAWPGTVLPLMTSPAPASTVRWSLQFPGDEPLKGDDWFWYTSDTPVATGGYSTMTAQLWREERLISWSEQLLAVFDRRS
- a CDS encoding TIGR00730 family Rossman fold protein, which produces MAPIRPPRRQIGPISIRPDQLQPTTHDQRLLDSRHAADWITADPWRVMRIQAEFVEGFGALAELGPAISIFGSARTAPDHPNYALARDIAAGLVDEGYAVITGGGPGIMAAANRGAAEARGVSVGLGIELPFEQRLNDWVDVGINFRYFFARKTMFVKYARGFVVLPGGFGTLDELFEALTLVQTHKITTFPIVLVGTKFWEKLLDWIGEELIGHELIAPSDLDLLQVSDSPAEVVQMILAADRRAESEVMPRPDPSDEGVMWHRRPPTEEHRERW
- the folP gene encoding dihydropteroate synthase is translated as MLKLGTRTFGDRDLLVMAIINRTPDSFYDRGATFAEDSALDAVDRAVAEGADIVDIGGVKAGPGDAVGASEELRRTVPFVAKVRDRHPDVVISVDTWRAEVGRAVCAEGADIINDAWEGYDPDLARVAAEYRVGIVCTHAGGQIPRTRPHRVVYRDVVQDIITTTTGLAQRAEALGVPRESIIIDPGHDFGKTTPQTLAATAATDQLVATGWPVLMSLSRKDFIGETLDIPEPKERLTGTLATTAVTAWLGARIWRVHDVAATRTVLDMVAAIRGDRPPALAVRGLA
- a CDS encoding DivIVA domain-containing protein — its product is MTVVFVLFAVIVIAGAVLVLAGRWDPGMAPTDRPGPPELPDASWDAADVRALKFRVGLRGYRMQDVDAALAALARELDRRPVMRPDDPAIESTD
- a CDS encoding leucyl aminopeptidase family protein; translated protein: MLAQRLGGPDLAAAVSDPQHAAPDPHLVLRAAPTAVGMAQAGAAIGRAAVGSAPLDCVVPNGARLMTERFAHGVVVGAQPVRNSSPAEIRMWLGSGAAATESTERGLTVGSRVLLARRLGNTPSDIKTPTWLADQAHEVSRSGIRTTTRGPQWLAQHGFGGILAVAAGSATTPNLTQMVYRGSGTGPHVVLVGKGITFDSGGLSIKPAPSMPMMKTDMAGAAAVIATMAAIRDLALPIRVTGLLACAENMPGAAAMRPGDVIRQFGGRTTEVLNTDAEGRLVLADSLAYAAARLRPDVLVDVATLTGAATVGLGRGHAALYATDERLAHRLETAGTDSGDSVWRMPLVDEYTGAIASAVAQSANTNTDPHTQAGSITAALFLRPFAGRVPWAHLDIAGSGRTESDRPDCRKGATGFGVSLLTRWLDRLAA
- a CDS encoding DUF3117 domain-containing protein; its protein translation is MAAMKPRTGDGPLEVTKEGRGIIMRVPLEGGGRLVVELTADEAKDLGAQLTATAG
- a CDS encoding O-methyltransferase; the encoded protein is MIAPNADSFAYADGFAAEDEVLTTAREKAAELGCVPISGGSGALLRFVARAISAAHVVEIGTGAGVSTLWLLRGMTDDGVITSIDIELEHQRVARETLAAAEIAQGRYRLIAGRALDVLPRLTDGAYDMVLVDADKSEYTLYFEQALRLLRPGGVIAFDNALWGDRVADPAQRDAATVALRDLVTLVRGHEDLTPVLVPSGDGLLLAVVH
- a CDS encoding trypsin-like peptidase domain-containing protein — encoded protein: MTDGPDARPSDSPLGVGRPDIAAGGTVPPPPPGAGEHMPQWAPPVPDTIAVAASEPASAYGFAPPQNAPVTSRRGGHSGVVIALAVVAGLVAGLFGGLLGASVQGLLANGGALTTGSVDLLPQTSSDQPELQPGSVAAIADEALPTVVSLAVSGNSGQATGSGFILRSDGYILTNNHVIAGGADGGRITVVFADGSEEKGTIVGRSESYDLGVVKVERRGLRVAPLGNSEAVRVGDPVIAIGSPLGLNGTVTTGIISALNRPVTAGGQGEQSFISAVQTDAAINPGNSGGPLLDSEGRVIGVNSAIATVAGATRSEAGSIGLGFAIPINQAKRISEEIIADGTSDTPVIGVSLDPQYSGTGAKVREVTPGGPSQGKLDPGDVITSVNGERVQDATELIIAIRTRAPGDEIKLGVQNGGEVTVTLGVGD